In a single window of the Armatimonadota bacterium genome:
- a CDS encoding ABC transporter permease, which translates to MPRAAAEATARHEGYWRAAWRRLRRHRLAMAGLGMIALIVLLALFAPYVSPADPLAIDYAHPAAPPGAPGHLLGTDAVGRDILARLIYGTRISLQVGVVAVGIAASLGTVVGLTAGYYGGVVDNILMRTVDVFLAFPVIVLAIAIIAVLGPSLVNVMIALGLVAWTTYARVVRGQVLVLRELDFVQAARALGTGDVRILLRHILPNVVAPIIVLATVGMAAAIIAEAALSFLGLGVQPPTPSWGTMLNEGRAFLRTAPHISTLPGLAIMLTVLGFNFLGDGLRDALDPRL; encoded by the coding sequence ATGCCTAGGGCCGCCGCTGAGGCGACAGCCAGGCACGAGGGCTACTGGCGCGCCGCCTGGCGGCGGCTGCGCCGCCACCGCCTGGCCATGGCGGGGCTGGGGATGATCGCCCTGATCGTCCTGCTGGCGCTCTTCGCGCCCTACGTCTCCCCCGCGGACCCGCTGGCCATCGACTACGCCCATCCCGCCGCACCGCCCGGCGCTCCCGGCCACCTGTTGGGGACCGACGCCGTGGGCCGCGATATCCTGGCCCGCCTGATCTACGGCACCCGCATCTCTCTGCAGGTGGGGGTCGTGGCGGTGGGGATCGCCGCCAGCCTGGGCACCGTCGTCGGACTGACCGCCGGGTACTACGGCGGCGTCGTGGACAACATCCTGATGCGGACGGTGGACGTCTTCCTGGCCTTTCCGGTCATCGTCCTGGCGATCGCCATCATCGCCGTGCTAGGGCCGAGCCTGGTGAACGTGATGATCGCCCTGGGCCTGGTGGCCTGGACGACCTATGCCCGGGTCGTGCGCGGGCAGGTCCTGGTCCTGCGCGAACTGGATTTCGTGCAGGCGGCGCGGGCCCTGGGGACCGGTGACGTCAGGATCCTCCTCCGACACATCCTGCCCAATGTGGTGGCGCCGATCATCGTCCTGGCCACGGTGGGCATGGCGGCGGCCATCATCGCCGAGGCGGCGCTGTCCTTCCTGGGATTGGGGGTGCAGCCCCCCACTCCGTCCTGGGGCACGATGCTGAACGAAGGACGGGCCTTCCTGCGCACCGCGCCGCACATCTCCACGCTCCCGGGTCTGGCGATCATGCTCACCGTGTTGGGCTTCAACTTCCTGGGCGACGGCCTGCGGGACGCGCTGGATCCCAGGCTGTAA
- a CDS encoding prolyl oligopeptidase family serine peptidase: MGSPAITLEQVLAITYFSAHAWAPDGRRIGYILDDGGRYSLRVVDVRTAQSLEISRGDLPVTAFDWAPDGRLAYLQGGRLLTAGQGEAPSDDGWRPSVLYAGPDPVTAVQWSPAPPALAFVTGGRLWLWDPAEPSLRHLDVGGRVQGLDHQPTLSWAPDGSAIAVTFRDDRGRWDLAVTDSLGHVLWRSETENLEGPFTWLRPGRLIFARPSVAYTAREWCVLDLPDGTVRVLHREDEPEGLGAPFAAQPHPDGRQALLVLRHEGWWHLYLLDTEDGRLRVLTEGTGEDVGHAYDLPRISPDGREAVFSTNRENLGMRHLFCVDLGSGVLRRLVDTPGTSVEAAWSPDGRLVAFRHSTVHHAPELWVVGRDGAGLRRLVGSMPEGVAPSRFALPQPAKTPGAGGLEIPGYLLVPPDLEPGRRYPALLYIHGGGMRQMREGFPPLKAYAFFYAVSLWLAERGVVSYLINYRGGIGYGKAFEQGNSGGLAVVECEDCVRAGEWLKTLPFVDPQRVGVWGLSYGGWLTLAALVRSPQTFALGINIAGIWDFDRWMAWAREAFRPAYDYFLGRARGSREQSPEVWRNASPRHLVAELRAPLINLHGTKDEAVPFEQLNLIVKDCVEHGKVFEAHYYPEETHLFTRRTTWRDALRKVEGALQRYLGYTPEDAPAVIRG; the protein is encoded by the coding sequence ATGGGATCGCCGGCCATCACGCTGGAGCAGGTGCTGGCCATCACGTACTTTTCCGCCCATGCCTGGGCCCCCGACGGGAGACGGATCGGCTACATTCTCGATGACGGCGGCCGCTACTCCCTGCGGGTCGTGGACGTCCGCACTGCGCAGAGCCTGGAAATCTCCCGGGGCGACCTCCCGGTCACGGCCTTCGACTGGGCGCCGGACGGGCGGTTGGCCTACCTGCAGGGCGGGCGCCTCCTCACCGCCGGTCAGGGGGAGGCGCCCTCGGACGACGGCTGGCGCCCCAGCGTCCTCTACGCCGGCCCCGATCCCGTCACCGCGGTGCAGTGGTCGCCCGCCCCTCCGGCGCTGGCCTTCGTCACGGGCGGTCGGCTGTGGCTCTGGGATCCTGCGGAACCGTCGCTGCGTCATCTCGACGTCGGCGGTCGCGTGCAGGGGCTGGACCATCAGCCGACGCTGTCCTGGGCGCCGGACGGATCGGCCATCGCGGTGACGTTCCGGGATGATCGCGGGCGCTGGGATCTGGCCGTGACAGATTCCTTGGGACACGTCCTGTGGCGCTCGGAGACGGAGAACCTGGAGGGGCCCTTCACCTGGCTGCGCCCGGGCCGGTTGATCTTTGCCCGGCCGTCGGTGGCGTACACCGCCCGGGAGTGGTGCGTCCTCGACCTGCCCGACGGCACGGTGCGCGTGCTGCACCGCGAAGACGAGCCCGAGGGCCTGGGCGCGCCCTTTGCCGCGCAGCCCCATCCCGACGGCCGGCAGGCCCTGCTCGTGCTGCGTCACGAGGGCTGGTGGCATCTCTACCTGCTGGACACGGAGGATGGCCGCCTGCGGGTGCTCACCGAAGGGACCGGGGAGGATGTCGGGCACGCCTACGACCTTCCGCGGATCAGCCCGGACGGTCGCGAGGCGGTCTTCTCCACCAACCGGGAGAACCTCGGGATGCGCCACCTGTTCTGCGTCGACCTGGGTTCAGGCGTGCTGCGCCGCCTGGTGGACACCCCCGGCACCAGCGTCGAGGCGGCGTGGTCCCCCGACGGCCGCCTCGTTGCCTTCCGCCACAGTACGGTTCACCACGCGCCCGAACTCTGGGTGGTCGGCCGTGACGGCGCCGGTCTGCGCCGTCTCGTCGGCTCGATGCCCGAGGGTGTGGCGCCATCTCGCTTCGCCCTCCCGCAGCCGGCGAAGACGCCGGGCGCGGGCGGGCTGGAGATTCCGGGGTACCTGCTGGTCCCTCCCGACCTGGAACCGGGCCGCCGGTATCCCGCGCTGCTCTACATCCACGGCGGGGGGATGCGGCAGATGCGCGAAGGGTTCCCGCCGCTGAAGGCCTACGCCTTTTTCTACGCCGTGTCGCTGTGGTTGGCGGAGCGCGGGGTGGTCTCGTATCTGATCAACTACCGCGGGGGCATCGGATACGGGAAGGCCTTCGAGCAGGGAAACTCCGGCGGCCTGGCCGTGGTGGAGTGCGAGGACTGCGTGCGGGCCGGCGAGTGGCTCAAGACCCTACCCTTCGTGGACCCGCAGCGCGTGGGCGTCTGGGGTTTGAGCTACGGGGGCTGGCTGACTCTGGCCGCGTTGGTCCGGTCACCGCAGACCTTTGCCCTGGGCATCAACATCGCCGGCATCTGGGACTTCGACCGGTGGATGGCCTGGGCCCGGGAGGCCTTCCGGCCGGCCTACGACTACTTCCTGGGACGGGCCCGCGGCTCCCGGGAGCAGAGTCCCGAGGTCTGGCGCAACGCCTCGCCGCGCCACCTGGTCGCGGAGTTGCGCGCCCCCCTGATCAACCTGCACGGAACGAAGGATGAGGCCGTGCCCTTCGAGCAGCTGAACCTCATCGTGAAGGATTGCGTGGAGCACGGGAAGGTGTTCGAGGCCCACTATTACCCCGAGGAGACGCACCTCTTCACGCGCCGAACGACCTGGCGGGACGCGCTGCGGAAGGTGGAGGGAGCGCTGCAGCGGTATCTGGGGTACACGCCGGAGGACGCCCCAGCGGTCATCCGGGGATGA
- a CDS encoding ABC transporter permease has translation MGRYILQRLLATIPVLFGVSLVIFGLLRLIPGDPVVIMIGAENATAEEILRLRHVLGLDRSLPVQYLKFLGRLVTGDLGTSLSSDEPVRQLIAERLPATIELALAAVVVALAIAIPVGVISAVRKYSLLDTAGTVAAMLGISMPNFWLGVMLIFLFALRLGWLPASGRGEPVLSGLWMLLTSGNPAGLITAVVHLILPAVTLGSALAAVVTRLTRSSMLEVIGQDYIRTARAKGLQGSRVVVRHALRNALIPVVTVIGLDLGALLGGAVITETIFAWPGIGRLAIRSIVQRDFPVVQGVVLMIAVVRIAANLAVDVIYALIDPRIRYA, from the coding sequence GTGGGCCGCTACATCCTGCAGCGCCTCCTGGCTACGATCCCGGTGCTGTTCGGGGTCTCCCTGGTGATCTTCGGCCTGCTGCGGCTGATCCCGGGCGACCCGGTGGTCATCATGATCGGTGCCGAGAACGCGACGGCCGAAGAGATCCTGCGGTTGCGTCACGTCCTCGGACTGGATCGCAGCCTCCCCGTCCAATATCTGAAGTTCCTGGGTCGGCTCGTCACCGGCGACCTGGGCACCTCCCTGTCCTCCGATGAACCCGTGCGCCAGTTGATCGCCGAGCGGCTCCCGGCGACGATTGAACTGGCCCTGGCCGCGGTCGTCGTCGCGCTGGCCATCGCCATCCCCGTCGGCGTCATCTCGGCGGTGCGCAAATACTCTTTGCTGGACACGGCGGGCACCGTGGCGGCGATGCTGGGTATCTCCATGCCCAACTTCTGGCTGGGGGTCATGTTGATCTTCCTCTTCGCCCTGCGGTTGGGCTGGCTGCCCGCCTCCGGGCGCGGGGAGCCCGTCCTGTCGGGCCTGTGGATGCTGCTGACCTCCGGCAATCCCGCCGGCCTCATCACCGCCGTCGTCCACCTGATCCTCCCGGCCGTGACGCTGGGCAGCGCCCTGGCCGCGGTGGTCACCCGGCTGACCCGCAGCAGCATGCTGGAGGTGATCGGCCAGGACTACATCCGTACGGCCCGCGCCAAGGGGCTGCAGGGTAGCCGGGTCGTCGTGCGCCACGCCCTGCGCAACGCGCTCATCCCGGTGGTGACGGTCATCGGGTTGGACCTCGGCGCGCTGCTGGGCGGCGCGGTCATCACCGAGACGATCTTCGCCTGGCCGGGGATCGGCCGGCTGGCCATCCGGTCCATCGTCCAGCGCGACTTCCCCGTGGTCCAGGGGGTCGTGCTGATGATCGCGGTGGTGCGCATCGCCGCCAATCTGGCCGTGGACGTCATCTATGCGCTCATCGACCCGCGCATCCGCTATGCCTAG